In one Campylobacter insulaenigrae NCTC 12927 genomic region, the following are encoded:
- a CDS encoding class I SAM-dependent methyltransferase — MFISQIKGFKYPDMELVRWFFKKRLNNLANAKVLEFASHNGNNLSLFANYNYECIGVELQKQNHDNAIYNFQQIMKYSNAHFFNENMLNFAKNYHDINADVFLIPNVINYISKEEFKQMLLNSKKNNLFANHAYFFLRARSIKDHRYGLGKKLDNGSFILEYDDFSGEKNCLCTAYCEYELVEILKENLNLYDYELITSENINIKNKVYIKDSDIILYGKITKE; from the coding sequence ATGTTTATAAGTCAAATCAAAGGTTTTAAATATCCTGATATGGAACTTGTGAGATGGTTTTTTAAAAAACGATTAAATAATTTAGCAAATGCAAAAGTATTAGAATTTGCTTCTCATAATGGTAACAATCTTTCTTTATTTGCAAACTATAACTATGAATGTATAGGTGTTGAGCTTCAAAAGCAAAATCATGATAATGCTATATATAATTTTCAACAAATTATGAAATATTCCAATGCACATTTTTTTAATGAAAATATGCTTAACTTTGCTAAAAATTATCATGATATCAATGCTGATGTATTTTTAATTCCAAATGTTATTAATTACATTAGCAAGGAAGAATTTAAACAAATGCTATTAAATAGTAAGAAAAATAATTTATTTGCAAACCACGCATATTTTTTCTTAAGAGCAAGAAGTATTAAAGATCATCGTTATGGTTTAGGTAAAAAACTTGATAATGGTAGTTTTATTTTAGAATATGATGATTTTAGCGGTGAAAAAAATTGCCTTTGCACTGCTTATTGTGAATATGAACTTGTAGAAATTTTAAAAGAAAATTTAAATTTATATGATTATGAATTAATAACAAGTGAAAATATAAATATAAAAAATAAAGTATACATAAAAGATAGCGATATAATTTTATATGGAAAAATTACAAAGGAGTAA
- a CDS encoding methyltransferase domain-containing protein has translation MYIKNLRGLKFPDNAIIKFFFKQGLHNQTNQKVLEFACSNGNNLSLFANYDYECIGVDLDENNINNANYNFKEVIKSNKYHFFNDNILEFPMKNPNINADIFLIPNVINYLKRDDFIKLLKISKEYKMYKENALFFLRTRSIKDFRYGFGEQIEHNCFKIVNDNTTGELGCINTLYQEHELVEILKENLNLYDFKVLTYESTNIMGEKELLVNDSDIVIYGKIN, from the coding sequence ATGTATATAAAAAATTTAAGAGGGTTAAAATTTCCTGATAATGCTATTATAAAATTCTTTTTCAAGCAAGGCTTGCATAATCAAACAAATCAAAAAGTTTTAGAATTTGCTTGCTCTAATGGCAATAATCTTTCTTTATTTGCAAATTATGATTATGAATGCATAGGTGTTGATTTAGATGAAAATAATATCAATAACGCAAATTACAATTTTAAAGAAGTTATAAAAAGCAACAAATATCATTTTTTTAATGATAATATTTTAGAATTTCCTATGAAAAATCCAAATATTAATGCGGATATTTTTTTAATCCCTAATGTAATTAATTATTTAAAAAGAGATGATTTTATAAAACTTTTAAAAATATCTAAAGAATATAAAATGTATAAAGAAAATGCTTTATTTTTTCTAAGAACAAGAAGTATAAAAGACTTTAGATATGGCTTTGGAGAACAAATAGAACACAATTGTTTTAAGATTGTTAATGATAATACCACAGGAGAATTAGGTTGTATTAATACTCTTTACCAAGAACATGAATTAGTGGAAATTTTAAAAGAAAATTTAAATTTATATGATTTTAAAGTATTAACATACGAAAGCACAAATATAATGGGAGAAAAAGAGCTCTTAGTTAATGATAGCGATATAGTAATTTATGGAAAAATAAATTGA
- a CDS encoding WbqC family protein: protein MKIAIMQPTFNPWLGYIYMIASVDIFVFLDNVQFEKRSWQNRNKIKLNNQCHLISINLQQSPQKTPLNQIYINEDSRWKNKFLDTFYHAYSKSANFNIYFSFLKNQLNHCKKLVDFNISLIDFFCQNLNIKTPLLKASNLNIVDKKREDLLLEICKQLNADKYLSPEGSKDYLEKEYAKTIFQQANINVEYLDFIHPTYKQLGKDFLPYLGIFDFIVNEKKADTKFKEIIELNRKINESFV from the coding sequence TTGAAAATAGCTATTATGCAACCAACTTTTAATCCATGGCTTGGCTATATATATATGATAGCAAGTGTGGATATTTTTGTTTTTTTAGATAATGTGCAATTTGAAAAAAGATCTTGGCAAAATAGAAACAAAATCAAACTAAACAATCAGTGTCACTTAATAAGCATAAATTTACAGCAATCACCTCAAAAAACACCACTTAATCAAATTTATATTAACGAAGATTCTCGGTGGAAGAACAAATTTTTAGATACTTTTTATCACGCTTATTCAAAAAGTGCTAATTTTAATATATATTTTAGTTTTCTAAAAAACCAACTAAATCATTGTAAAAAATTAGTAGATTTTAATATATCTTTAATAGATTTTTTTTGTCAAAATTTAAATATAAAAACACCTCTTTTAAAAGCTTCAAACTTGAATATTGTTGATAAAAAAAGAGAGGATTTATTGCTTGAAATTTGTAAACAATTAAATGCAGACAAATATTTATCTCCAGAAGGATCAAAAGATTATTTAGAAAAAGAATACGCTAAAACTATATTTCAGCAAGCCAATATCAATGTCGAATACTTAGATTTTATACATCCTACATATAAACAATTAGGTAAAGATTTTTTGCCTTATTTAGGAATTTTTGATTTTATCGTTAATGAAAAAAAAGCTGACACAAAATTTAAAGAAATTATTGAACTAAATAGGAAAATAAATGAAAGTTTTGTTTAG
- the pseG gene encoding UDP-2,4-diacetamido-2,4,6-trideoxy-beta-L-altropyranose hydrolase, protein MKVLFRSDSSNKIGHGHIKRDLILAKQYEDVSFACLPLEGSLIDDIPYSVYELSSASIYELTNLIKEEKFDLLIIDHYDINYEDEKFIKLETGVKILSFDDELKEHYCDILLNVNPYAKASDYKDLVPKYCELRCGFSYALIRDEFYEEAKIKREKIYDFLICMGGVDSKNLSLNIALSLPKNKKIVITTTSANKHLKKLEKFSQENENIKLIIDSQNLAKLMNQSKKLIISASSLINEALVLKANFKAIAYVKNQKKIAAWLAKKGYEVEFKA, encoded by the coding sequence ATGAAAGTTTTGTTTAGAAGCGATAGTTCTAACAAAATTGGACATGGTCATATAAAAAGAGACCTTATACTAGCTAAACAATACGAAGATGTATCTTTTGCATGTTTACCATTAGAAGGATCTTTAATAGATGATATTCCTTATTCTGTCTATGAATTAAGTAGTGCTAGCATTTATGAGCTTACCAATCTTATAAAAGAAGAAAAATTTGATCTTTTGATAATTGATCACTATGATATCAATTACGAAGATGAAAAATTTATAAAATTAGAAACTGGTGTAAAAATTCTAAGTTTTGATGATGAACTTAAAGAACATTATTGCGATATTTTACTTAATGTCAATCCTTATGCAAAAGCAAGTGATTATAAAGATTTAGTTCCTAAATATTGTGAATTAAGATGTGGTTTTTCTTATGCTTTAATTAGAGATGAATTTTATGAAGAAGCTAAAATAAAACGGGAAAAAATTTATGATTTTTTAATTTGCATGGGTGGAGTTGATAGTAAAAATTTATCCCTAAATATCGCTCTTTCTTTGCCAAAAAATAAAAAAATTGTCATTACTACGACAAGTGCAAACAAACACTTAAAAAAATTAGAAAAATTTAGCCAAGAAAATGAAAATATAAAATTAATAATAGATAGTCAAAATTTAGCAAAATTGATGAATCAAAGTAAAAAATTGATTATCAGCGCTAGCTCTTTGATCAATGAAGCATTAGTCTTAAAAGCAAATTTCAAGGCTATCGCTTATGTCAAAAATCAAAAAAAAATAGCCGCTTGGTTAGCAAAAAAAGGATATGAAGTTGAGTTTAAAGCTTAA
- the pseH gene encoding UDP-4-amino-4,6-dideoxy-N-acetyl-beta-L-altrosamine N-acetyltransferase, producing the protein MKLSLKLKNFTDLDDFEKKFILQHRNKEQIAKFMKNSYIDFDEHLKFLSNLKNDSTKKYFLVYESNEAIGVIDFTNITSQTCDFGLYAIKKGVGDILINEIKKYAFNILKVQILKAYVFKDNTKALNLYIKHNFCIYDENDDFYFVKLNNSNRNIIS; encoded by the coding sequence ATGAAGTTGAGTTTAAAGCTTAAAAACTTTACCGATTTAGATGACTTTGAAAAAAAATTTATTTTGCAACACAGAAACAAAGAACAAATAGCTAAATTTATGAAGAATTCTTATATTGATTTCGATGAACATTTAAAATTTTTATCAAATCTCAAAAATGATTCAACTAAAAAATATTTTTTAGTTTATGAAAGTAACGAAGCTATAGGAGTGATTGATTTTACAAATATTACTTCACAAACTTGTGATTTTGGTCTTTACGCTATAAAAAAAGGTGTAGGTGATATTTTAATCAATGAAATAAAAAAATACGCTTTTAATATTTTAAAAGTACAAATTCTAAAAGCATATGTCTTTAAAGATAACACAAAGGCTTTAAATTTATATATAAAACATAATTTTTGTATTTATGATGAAAATGATGACTTTTATTTTGTAAAGCTAAACAATTCTAACAGGAATATTATTTCTTAA
- a CDS encoding HisA/HisF-related TIM barrel protein: MLKTRIIPCVLLKNGQLVKSINFHSFRTIGHIISTARVYNARNVDELIVLDIDASKNGNIDFESLEDIANECFMPLTIGGGIKKIDDIRRILSIGADKISINTIALQNPYFIKEAANTFGSSCIVCAIDVKKDKNDFKVFNKTILDINPLDLALKYETLGAGEILLTSIDKEGASEGYDLELLEFFKDKLKIPLIINGGLSKPSDGVDAIYKGANALAGSYIFHFSQYTPNDIKNELLRNNIPVRIV, from the coding sequence ATGCTTAAGACTAGGATAATACCTTGTGTTTTATTAAAAAATGGACAATTGGTAAAAAGTATTAATTTTCATTCTTTTAGAACCATAGGTCATATAATTAGTACTGCTAGGGTTTATAATGCTAGAAATGTTGATGAGCTTATTGTATTAGATATAGATGCTTCAAAAAATGGTAATATAGATTTTGAAAGTTTGGAAGATATTGCAAATGAGTGTTTTATGCCTCTTACTATTGGTGGTGGTATTAAAAAAATTGATGATATTAGAAGAATTTTAAGTATTGGTGCTGATAAGATTAGTATTAATACCATAGCTTTGCAAAATCCATATTTTATAAAAGAAGCTGCTAATACCTTCGGAAGCTCTTGTATTGTTTGTGCTATTGATGTTAAAAAAGATAAAAATGATTTTAAAGTTTTCAATAAAACAATTCTTGATATCAATCCTTTAGATCTTGCTTTAAAATATGAGACTTTGGGTGCGGGTGAGATATTGCTAACTAGTATTGATAAAGAAGGTGCAAGTGAAGGTTATGATTTAGAACTTTTAGAATTTTTTAAAGATAAACTTAAAATTCCACTTATTATTAACGGTGGTCTTAGTAAGCCAAGCGATGGAGTTGATGCAATTTATAAAGGTGCTAACGCACTAGCTGGATCTTATATATTTCATTTTAGTCAATATACTCCAAATGATATTAAAAATGAACTTTTAAGAAATAATATTCCTGTTAGAATTGTTTAG
- the hisH gene encoding imidazole glycerol phosphate synthase subunit HisH — MYFKMICIVDYKLGNLRSIFKAFEAINKKVVISQSETDITNASKLILPGVGSFYQGMQNLYNLNLFDLLKYEVLNKKKPILGICLGMQLFCKYGYEGGGCKGLSFVDAEVLQFNLKKEKLLHSGWDNISYAQESILFKDIKDCSDFYFVHSYYVKCNESIESSFCNYEFNFCASFEKDNIFATQFHPEKSQKLGLRLLENFANL, encoded by the coding sequence ATATATTTTAAAATGATTTGTATTGTTGATTACAAATTGGGGAATTTAAGGTCAATATTTAAAGCTTTTGAAGCTATTAACAAGAAAGTTGTTATTAGTCAAAGTGAAACAGATATTACAAATGCTTCAAAATTGATTTTGCCTGGAGTTGGTTCATTTTATCAGGGAATGCAAAATCTATATAATTTAAATTTATTTGATCTTTTAAAATATGAAGTTTTAAATAAAAAAAAGCCTATTTTAGGGATTTGTTTAGGAATGCAATTATTTTGCAAATATGGTTATGAGGGTGGAGGTTGTAAAGGTCTTAGTTTTGTTGATGCTGAAGTTTTGCAATTTAATCTAAAAAAAGAAAAATTACTCCATAGTGGTTGGGATAATATTAGCTATGCACAAGAAAGTATTTTGTTTAAAGATATTAAGGATTGCAGCGATTTTTATTTCGTACATTCTTATTATGTTAAGTGTAATGAAAGTATAGAAAGTTCTTTTTGTAATTATGAATTTAATTTTTGTGCTTCTTTTGAAAAAGATAATATTTTTGCAACGCAATTTCATCCTGAAAAAAGTCAAAAATTAGGCTTAAGACTTTTAGAAAATTTTGCAAATTTGTAG
- a CDS encoding N-acetyl sugar amidotransferase: MKFCKKCVMPDTKPDLHFDEYGVCDACNSQIDKNENINWQERQREFLELIKKYKKHPIYDCVIGVSGGKDSTFQVLKCLELGLNPLCVCFEPSIPTKIGKKNLANLNNLGVDLIHIKRNPKIYKKLAKEAFIRTGDNEWQNHLGIFTSVPRIAINFNIPLIIWGESPQVEYGGPASSKDKNTLGREWLEEFGGLLGNRISDMIGVDGISEKDLYFYTYPSDEELQRVGVSGLFLGYYFKWDYKNNLKISKENGFITTDKPVETTYENFENLDCYSNHLHDYLKYCKYGFGRATDNACLDIRLGYIDREEGVRLVQKYDGKPPKKAIKKYLQFSGFSEDEFEKIVDNFTNRKIFKRDKNGKFLKDSDGSLIKNEEYILK; encoded by the coding sequence ATGAAATTTTGTAAAAAATGTGTGATGCCAGATACTAAACCTGATTTGCATTTTGATGAATATGGGGTATGTGATGCGTGTAATTCTCAAATTGATAAAAATGAAAATATAAATTGGCAAGAAAGACAAAGAGAATTTTTAGAACTTATTAAAAAATATAAGAAACATCCAATTTATGATTGTGTTATAGGCGTTAGCGGAGGAAAAGATTCTACTTTTCAGGTTTTGAAATGTCTAGAATTAGGTCTTAATCCATTGTGTGTTTGTTTTGAGCCTAGTATTCCTACTAAAATAGGTAAAAAAAATTTAGCAAATCTTAACAATTTAGGTGTGGATTTAATCCATATAAAGCGTAATCCAAAAATTTATAAAAAATTAGCTAAAGAAGCTTTTATAAGAACAGGAGATAATGAGTGGCAAAACCACTTAGGTATTTTTACGAGTGTGCCAAGAATTGCTATAAATTTCAATATACCTTTAATTATTTGGGGGGAAAGCCCACAAGTAGAATATGGTGGCCCTGCTAGTTCAAAAGATAAAAATACTTTAGGGAGAGAGTGGCTTGAAGAATTTGGCGGTTTACTTGGTAATCGTATTAGTGATATGATAGGTGTTGATGGTATTAGTGAAAAAGATTTGTATTTTTACACCTATCCAAGTGATGAAGAATTGCAAAGAGTGGGGGTTAGTGGGTTATTTTTAGGATATTATTTTAAATGGGATTATAAAAATAATCTTAAAATTTCCAAAGAAAATGGTTTTATAACTACAGATAAACCTGTTGAAACTACTTATGAAAATTTTGAAAACTTAGATTGTTATTCAAATCATTTACATGATTATTTAAAATACTGTAAATATGGTTTTGGAAGAGCTACTGATAATGCGTGCTTGGATATAAGACTTGGTTATATAGATCGTGAAGAAGGTGTGCGTTTGGTCCAAAAATATGATGGAAAACCACCAAAAAAAGCCATAAAAAAATATTTACAATTTAGTGGATTTTCTGAAGATGAATTTGAAAAAATTGTAGATAATTTTACAAATAGAAAAATTTTTAAGCGTGATAAGAATGGAAAATTTTTAAAAGATAGTGATGGATCATTAATTAAAAATGAAGAATATATTTTAAAATGA
- a CDS encoding sulfite exporter TauE/SafE family protein — translation MDFIFLPYLIIGIFSGIASGIFGIGGGMIIVPFILMLGLSSHHAIAISVVQMIFASVFGSYINYKKKNLILKDGLIIGIGGFIGAIFSGILLSYFSDIALTSVFLCVSIIFFLKFAFNKQNTLNITKYSDVFKNFILLFSGIFTGIFAISLGIGGGLLITPILAYFLGYDSKKVVPLSLFFVIFASASGILSFIKHDIIDKEILINGGMVGISSMFGVYLGIKIMEKINIKSHHIALLSIYVFSITMTIISLIKKSNLL, via the coding sequence ATGGATTTTATTTTTTTACCTTATTTAATTATAGGCATATTTTCTGGAATAGCTTCTGGAATATTTGGTATAGGTGGCGGGATGATTATCGTTCCATTTATACTGATGCTAGGACTTAGCTCACATCATGCAATAGCTATTTCAGTGGTACAAATGATTTTTGCTTCTGTTTTTGGATCTTATATAAACTATAAGAAGAAAAATTTAATTTTAAAAGATGGATTAATCATTGGAATTGGCGGTTTCATAGGAGCTATATTTAGTGGAATTTTGCTTTCATATTTTTCAGATATTGCTCTTACTAGTGTGTTTTTATGTGTTAGTATTATTTTCTTTTTAAAATTTGCATTTAACAAACAAAACACCTTAAATATCACAAAATATTCTGATGTATTTAAAAATTTTATTTTATTATTTAGTGGTATTTTTACAGGAATTTTTGCTATATCCTTAGGTATTGGTGGCGGACTTTTAATTACTCCAATTTTGGCTTATTTTTTAGGATATGATAGTAAAAAAGTCGTCCCTTTAAGCTTGTTTTTTGTGATATTTGCTTCAGCATCTGGAATTTTATCATTTATAAAACACGATATTATAGATAAAGAAATTTTAATTAATGGGGGTATGGTTGGCATAAGCTCAATGTTTGGAGTATATTTAGGAATTAAAATTATGGAAAAAATAAATATTAAGTCTCACCACATAGCTTTGTTAAGCATTTATGTATTTTCCATCACTATGACAATTATAAGCTTAATTAAAAAAAGCAACTTACTTTAA
- the flhB gene encoding flagellar biosynthesis protein FlhB: protein MMADDQEKTEEPTSKKIEDARQEGNVPKSQDASAVVVLIIAIVVVIFTLPFIGERIIGLYRFYQSFIGVEFDVKIFEKIVIKTILEMIIMVFPIVLTIMISGIMGNLLQFGFLFTTKPITPNFSKINPLKGLKNLFSLKKLIDALKIILKVGTVFGIAFVFLLKFMQELPRVELYTIYLQLSWLRDKAIILAAVVIIAFLIIGFLDVLLVRYQYFKNLRMSKQEVKDEFKQSEGDPLVKGRIRRLQMEAARRRMIQDVASADVVITNPTHYAVALRYDNSQESAPKVLAKGVDFLALRIKDMAYEYNVMIYENPPLARELYKTCEVNDLIPPELFKAVAEVLSFVYTSNRQKFADRLK from the coding sequence ATAATGGCTGATGATCAAGAAAAAACCGAAGAGCCCACGTCCAAGAAAATAGAAGATGCTAGGCAAGAAGGTAATGTTCCAAAAAGTCAAGATGCTTCTGCTGTTGTTGTGTTGATTATAGCGATTGTCGTAGTAATTTTTACTTTGCCTTTTATAGGTGAGAGAATTATAGGATTGTATAGATTTTATCAAAGTTTCATAGGTGTGGAATTTGATGTAAAAATTTTTGAAAAAATTGTTATTAAAACTATTCTTGAAATGATTATTATGGTTTTTCCTATTGTTTTGACAATTATGATATCTGGAATAATGGGAAATTTATTGCAGTTTGGTTTTTTATTTACTACTAAACCTATAACACCAAATTTTAGCAAGATTAATCCTCTTAAGGGTCTTAAAAATCTTTTTTCACTAAAAAAACTAATAGATGCTTTAAAAATTATATTAAAAGTTGGAACTGTTTTTGGCATAGCATTTGTATTTTTATTAAAATTTATGCAAGAGCTTCCTAGAGTTGAACTTTATACTATTTATCTTCAGCTTTCATGGCTTAGAGATAAAGCTATTATTTTAGCTGCAGTAGTTATTATAGCTTTTTTGATTATAGGATTTTTAGATGTACTTTTAGTAAGGTATCAATATTTTAAAAATTTAAGAATGAGTAAGCAAGAGGTTAAAGATGAATTTAAACAAAGCGAAGGAGATCCTTTGGTTAAGGGACGAATTCGTCGCTTGCAAATGGAAGCTGCTAGAAGGAGAATGATACAAGATGTAGCAAGTGCTGATGTAGTTATAACAAATCCTACACATTATGCTGTAGCTTTGCGTTATGATAATTCACAAGAATCTGCGCCTAAAGTATTAGCAAAAGGAGTGGATTTTCTAGCTTTACGTATAAAAGATATGGCTTATGAATATAATGTTATGATATATGAAAATCCTCCTTTAGCAAGAGAACTTTATAAAACTTGTGAAGTTAATGATTTAATACCTCCTGAACTTTTTAAAGCTGTAGCCGAAGTTTTAAGTTTTGTTTATACATCAAACAGACAAAAATTTGCTGATAGATTAAAGTAA
- a CDS encoding methyl-accepting chemotaxis protein produces the protein MFHEDSNLILKKTTLGENIAKAINENPALLDPDNIDTLFYAKDDAGKVQAVLCDRTINPNINICAMVGNDIYTKAGYAALKIQFIIGILSIVIVLFLVKVFASYLLNPINSIQTGLNSFFDFINHKTKDSAMINVNTNDEFGAMALAINENITKTKNALEQDGLAVEQSVETAKEIESGNLTARITAIPANPQLIELKNVLNKMLSVLEAKVGSNMNEINRVFDSYKALDFTTEVKNAKGEVEVTTNVLGQEIVQMLRQSSEFANLLATESGKLQSAVRELTDSSSSQASSLEETAAALEEITSSMQNVSSKTSEVIAQSEEIKNVTSIIGDIADQINLLALNAAIEAARAGEHGRGFAVVADEVRNLAERTQKSLGEIEANTNILVQSINEMGESIKEQTTGITQINDAVAQIDHVTQENLKIAKDSSVISENVNQIAHDILEDAGKKKF, from the coding sequence ATGTTTCATGAAGATTCTAACCTTATTTTAAAGAAAACTACTTTAGGAGAAAATATAGCAAAAGCTATTAACGAAAATCCTGCTTTATTAGATCCTGATAATATTGATACTTTATTCTATGCTAAAGATGATGCTGGAAAAGTTCAAGCCGTATTGTGTGATAGAACTATAAATCCAAATATAAACATTTGTGCTATGGTTGGAAATGATATTTATACCAAAGCAGGTTATGCAGCATTAAAAATACAATTTATTATAGGAATATTATCTATTGTAATTGTGCTTTTTTTAGTTAAAGTTTTTGCTTCATATTTATTAAATCCTATTAATTCTATCCAAACCGGCCTAAACTCATTCTTTGACTTCATCAATCATAAAACAAAAGACTCTGCTATGATTAATGTTAATACTAATGATGAATTTGGTGCTATGGCTTTAGCTATTAATGAAAACATTACTAAAACTAAAAATGCTTTAGAACAAGATGGTCTAGCAGTAGAACAATCAGTTGAAACAGCTAAAGAAATAGAAAGTGGTAATCTAACAGCAAGAATTACTGCAATACCTGCTAATCCTCAATTAATAGAATTAAAAAATGTATTAAATAAAATGCTTAGTGTATTAGAAGCAAAAGTTGGTTCTAATATGAATGAAATCAATCGTGTATTTGATAGCTATAAAGCATTAGACTTTACTACTGAAGTTAAAAATGCTAAAGGTGAAGTAGAAGTAACTACTAATGTATTAGGACAAGAAATTGTTCAAATGTTAAGACAATCTTCTGAATTTGCTAATTTATTAGCAACAGAAAGTGGTAAATTACAAAGTGCTGTTAGAGAATTAACAGATTCATCTTCTAGTCAAGCTTCTTCTTTAGAAGAAACTGCAGCAGCTTTAGAAGAAATAACTTCTTCTATGCAAAATGTTTCATCTAAAACTAGTGAAGTAATAGCTCAAAGTGAAGAGATTAAAAATGTTACTTCTATCATAGGAGATATTGCTGATCAAATCAATCTATTAGCATTAAATGCTGCAATAGAAGCAGCTCGTGCTGGAGAACATGGACGTGGATTTGCTGTTGTTGCAGATGAAGTTAGAAATCTAGCTGAAAGAACTCAAAAGTCTTTAGGTGAAATTGAAGCTAATACTAATATCTTAGTTCAATCTATTAATGAAATGGGTGAAAGTATTAAAGAACAAACTACAGGTATTACTCAAATTAATGATGCTGTAGCTCAAATTGATCATGTAACTCAAGAGAATTTAAAAATAGCTAAAGATAGTTCAGTTATATCAGAGAATGTAAATCAAATAGCTCATGATATCTTAGAAGATGCAGGGAAGAAGAAGTTTTAA
- a CDS encoding peroxiredoxin → MIVTKKAIDFTAPAVLGNNEIVEDFNLYKNIGSKGAVVFFYPKDFTFVCPSEIIAFDKRYQEFKNRGIEVIGVSCDNEFSHFAWKNMPVNQGGIGQVKFPLVADLTKQIARNFDVLFGEAVALRGSFLLDADGTIRHAVINDLPLGRNIDEMIRMVDTMLFTNEHGEVCPAGWNKGDKGMKATPEGVAEYLDKNESNL, encoded by the coding sequence ATGATAGTTACTAAAAAAGCTATAGATTTTACAGCACCAGCTGTATTGGGAAATAACGAAATAGTTGAAGATTTTAATCTTTATAAAAATATAGGTTCAAAAGGTGCTGTGGTATTCTTTTATCCAAAAGATTTTACATTTGTTTGTCCTTCTGAAATTATCGCTTTTGATAAAAGATATCAAGAATTCAAAAATAGAGGTATTGAAGTAATTGGTGTTTCTTGCGATAATGAATTCTCGCATTTTGCATGGAAAAATATGCCAGTAAATCAAGGTGGTATAGGTCAAGTAAAATTTCCTTTAGTTGCTGATTTAACTAAACAAATTGCTAGAAATTTTGATGTATTGTTTGGAGAAGCAGTTGCTTTAAGAGGATCTTTCTTACTAGATGCTGATGGAACAATTCGTCATGCAGTTATTAATGACTTACCGCTTGGTAGAAACATTGATGAAATGATTAGAATGGTTGATACTATGTTGTTTACTAATGAGCATGGTGAAGTTTGTCCAGCTGGATGGAATAAAGGTGACAAAGGTATGAAAGCAACTCCAGAAGGTGTAGCTGAATATCTTGATAAAAATGAATCAAATTTATAA
- a CDS encoding ferredoxin, 4Fe-4S, with the protein MAVKITDICISCGSCIDECPVSAIVDDANNPEGEDRYYVYADKCVECVSFNDEPACASACPTSGCIVWSDVVSGQPSRDAIGSDLRDGSTPVFS; encoded by the coding sequence ATGGCAGTTAAAATTACAGATATTTGTATATCTTGTGGATCTTGCATTGATGAGTGTCCAGTTAGTGCTATTGTGGATGATGCGAACAATCCAGAGGGAGAAGATAGATATTATGTATATGCTGATAAATGTGTTGAATGTGTAAGTTTTAATGATGAGCCAGCCTGTGCAAGTGCTTGCCCTACTAGTGGTTGTATAGTTTGGAGTGATGTTGTAAGTGGTCAACCAAGCCGTGATGCTATCGGAAGCGATCTAAGAGATGGCTCAACTCCAGTTTTTTCTTAA
- the ndk gene encoding nucleoside-diphosphate kinase: protein MEKTLSIIKPDAVKKGVIGQILSRFENNGLRIAATKKVQLSQNEAESFYAVHKDRPFFNDLVKFMISGPVVISVLEGENAVLKNRELMGATNPKEAAAGTIRADFADSIDANAIHGSDSLENAEIEIGFFFSKTEIL, encoded by the coding sequence TTGGAAAAAACGCTTTCTATTATAAAACCTGATGCAGTAAAAAAAGGTGTTATTGGTCAAATTTTATCTCGTTTTGAAAATAATGGGTTAAGAATAGCTGCTACGAAGAAAGTTCAACTTTCTCAAAATGAAGCAGAAAGTTTCTATGCTGTTCATAAAGATAGACCTTTTTTTAATGATTTAGTTAAATTTATGATCAGTGGTCCAGTTGTTATTTCGGTTTTAGAAGGTGAAAATGCTGTCTTGAAAAATAGAGAATTAATGGGTGCTACAAACCCTAAAGAAGCTGCTGCCGGAACAATTAGAGCTGATTTTGCAGATAGTATTGATGCAAATGCCATTCATGGCAGTGATAGTTTAGAAAATGCTGAAATTGAAATAGGATTTTTCTTTTCAAAAACTGAAATTTTATAA